A genomic segment from Sciurus carolinensis chromosome 1, mSciCar1.2, whole genome shotgun sequence encodes:
- the LOC124980015 gene encoding actin-related protein 2/3 complex subunit 3, producing the protein MPAYHSSLMDPDTKLIGNMALLPIRSQFKGPAPRETKDTDIVDEAIYYFKANVFFKNYEIKNEADRTLIYITLYISECLKKLQKCNSKSQGEKEMYTLGITNFPIPGEPGFPLNAIYAKPANKQEDEVMRAYLQQLRQETGLRLCEKVFDPQNDKPSKWWTCFVKRQFMNKSLSGPGQ; encoded by the coding sequence ATGCCGGCTTACCACTCTTCTCTCATGGACCCTGACACCAAACTCATTGGAAACATGGCCCTGTTACCTATCAGAAGTCAGTTCAAAGGACCTGCCCCCAGAGAGACAAAAGATACTGATATTGTGGATGAAGCCATCTATTACTTCAAGGCCAATGTGTTCTtcaaaaactatgaaattaaGAATGAAGCTGATAGGACCTTGATATATATCACCCTCTACATTTCTGAGTGTCTAAAGAAACTCCAAAAGTGCAATTCCAAAAGCCAAGGTGAGAAAGAAATGTATACCCTGGGAATCACTAATTTTCCCATTCCTGGAGAGCCTGGTTTTCCACTTAATGCAATTTATGCCAAGCCTGCAAACAAACAGGAAGATGAAGTCATGCGAGCCTACCTACAGCAGCTAAGGCAAGAGACTGGACTGAGACTTTGTGAGAAAGTTTTTGATCCTCAGAATGATAAACCCAGCAAGTGGTGGACTTGCTTTGTGAAGAGACAGTTCATGAACAAGAGTCTTTCAGGACCTGGGCAGTGA